The following proteins come from a genomic window of Gynuella sunshinyii YC6258:
- a CDS encoding EAL domain-containing protein: protein MGNKIIICISKQNSAYPFILILMLFSILTCSFTSAQTSEGSDTLDLTAAERSWLDSHPGIQVAYDGFDPPYSFVNSDGQLEGFSVDLLRVISKKTGIRFQVYPEYKRDRIYQFAQRGQVDMVATMVEQSDELKGFSFTKPYIFKSLIVISRSDDDTVHQRNDIVGKKVAMVGYEQYKKKILTAFPSITPYQVDTVPDALNVVSLGDADVAIVPLGAAHYYRNKNVLTNLKYAALYQKHFLNESIAVRTDWPELRSILNKGLASISETEMQKLRAKWLPVEYMENLVDINLTKAEEQWIADHPVIRLGIDPEFAPFEYVEDGLYQGMASDYVKLLNQRLHLNMVVVEDLEWQEVMTGARVGRIDVLPAVGKTDERTQFLLFTDPYLNFHRVIVTRDDEPFVSGLYDLRTLKVALQANTSHHGYILENSDIDPMLFDTLQESLMAVSGGKADAFVGNVASTTYWIRKLNLTNLKIAAPVSSDVQSLHFAVRKDWPELVSILQKGLDSITDQQRQEISEKWLSFDYDATIDYTLVWQVAAVFTILVIIIMLWNILLNRTVRLRTSQLEYTANYDQLTALPNRFLILDRLTQRIADARHKQEKLAVMSIDLDDFKKINDALGHHAGDEILKEFAIRLKNVLPDNHCAGRLGADQFLVVQSSIHEAADSAALAERIIADISKQFETSSEEISLTASLGIALFPDDGASTELLLKHADTATHHAKEHMRGRYAFYTENLNRSVSRKLELERYIHGALKRNELEVYYQPKINARNRRIVSFEALVRWCNSELGMVSPAEFVPIAEKNGMIENIGFFVLKEAMATLAHWQSQYDSELSMAINLSPVQFRSDDLIQVIESVMLNNGLDSRHIEFEITEGVLLTDYEGIEDKLRKLKALGITLAMDDFGTGYSSLSYLRKYKFDTLKIDREFISDLPTEESDRKLVAATIAMAHELGMTVVAEGVETEQQDAILVQQGCDLLQGWLFSKALPAAKMTELLKQQCSST, encoded by the coding sequence ATGGGCAACAAGATCATCATCTGTATTTCAAAACAAAACTCGGCATATCCGTTTATTTTGATATTGATGTTATTTTCCATCCTGACCTGTTCTTTTACATCTGCACAGACATCGGAAGGTAGCGATACATTGGATTTAACCGCAGCAGAGAGGAGTTGGCTGGATTCTCATCCTGGCATTCAGGTTGCTTATGACGGATTCGATCCGCCTTATAGTTTTGTAAACAGTGATGGTCAACTGGAAGGTTTTTCGGTTGATCTGCTTAGGGTAATTAGTAAAAAGACAGGTATTCGTTTTCAGGTTTACCCTGAATACAAAAGAGACCGAATATACCAGTTTGCGCAGCGTGGCCAGGTGGATATGGTTGCCACGATGGTCGAACAGAGTGACGAGCTGAAAGGGTTTTCCTTTACCAAACCGTATATCTTTAAATCGTTGATCGTCATTAGCCGGTCTGACGATGATACTGTTCATCAACGTAATGATATTGTCGGCAAGAAAGTTGCCATGGTTGGGTATGAGCAATATAAAAAGAAAATTCTGACGGCATTTCCTTCCATTACACCTTATCAAGTCGATACCGTTCCTGATGCTCTGAATGTTGTATCTTTGGGTGATGCCGACGTAGCCATCGTACCTTTGGGAGCTGCACATTATTATCGTAATAAAAATGTGTTGACTAATTTAAAATACGCCGCGCTCTACCAGAAACATTTTCTCAATGAAAGTATTGCCGTCAGAACAGACTGGCCAGAGCTTAGATCCATTCTGAATAAAGGATTGGCGTCAATCTCTGAAACCGAAATGCAGAAGCTTCGGGCCAAGTGGTTACCCGTCGAATACATGGAAAACCTGGTTGATATCAATTTGACTAAGGCAGAAGAACAGTGGATCGCTGATCATCCTGTCATACGCTTGGGTATTGATCCGGAATTTGCGCCGTTTGAATATGTAGAGGATGGTTTGTATCAGGGAATGGCGTCGGACTACGTCAAATTGCTCAACCAGCGTTTGCATCTGAATATGGTGGTGGTTGAAGATCTTGAGTGGCAGGAAGTGATGACGGGGGCCAGGGTAGGGCGGATTGATGTTTTGCCGGCAGTGGGGAAGACAGATGAACGAACGCAGTTCCTGCTGTTTACTGATCCTTATTTAAACTTTCATCGTGTTATCGTTACCCGGGATGATGAGCCGTTTGTGTCTGGTCTCTATGATCTCAGAACCCTGAAGGTTGCCTTGCAGGCGAATACGTCTCACCATGGTTATATTCTCGAAAACTCCGACATAGATCCGATGCTGTTTGATACATTGCAGGAATCATTGATGGCAGTATCGGGCGGGAAGGCAGATGCATTTGTGGGAAATGTGGCGTCTACAACCTATTGGATCAGAAAGCTGAACCTGACTAACTTAAAAATTGCCGCGCCGGTTTCCTCGGATGTTCAAAGCCTTCATTTTGCAGTGCGTAAAGACTGGCCGGAATTGGTTTCAATTTTACAAAAAGGTTTGGACAGTATCACTGATCAACAGCGTCAGGAGATATCAGAGAAGTGGCTGTCCTTTGACTATGATGCCACTATTGATTATACGCTGGTCTGGCAGGTAGCCGCCGTATTTACTATTCTCGTTATTATTATCATGCTATGGAATATATTGCTGAATCGAACTGTTCGGCTACGGACTTCTCAGTTGGAATACACTGCCAATTATGATCAGCTGACGGCTTTGCCAAATCGATTTCTTATCCTGGACAGATTGACTCAACGTATTGCCGATGCGCGTCATAAACAAGAAAAACTTGCAGTCATGTCTATTGATTTGGATGATTTCAAGAAAATCAATGATGCGCTTGGCCATCACGCCGGTGATGAGATTCTAAAGGAGTTTGCAATACGCCTGAAAAATGTATTGCCAGATAACCATTGTGCCGGTCGCCTGGGAGCGGATCAGTTCCTGGTGGTGCAAAGCTCGATCCATGAAGCCGCTGATTCTGCTGCACTGGCCGAGAGAATAATTGCCGACATAAGCAAACAGTTTGAGACATCTTCTGAAGAGATATCGTTGACCGCCAGTTTAGGAATTGCGCTGTTTCCGGATGATGGTGCGTCTACCGAACTGCTGCTGAAGCATGCTGATACGGCAACCCATCATGCCAAAGAACACATGCGGGGCCGATATGCTTTTTACACAGAAAATTTGAATCGTAGCGTGTCACGAAAGCTGGAGCTGGAACGATATATTCATGGAGCTTTGAAACGCAATGAGCTGGAGGTTTATTACCAGCCAAAGATAAATGCCCGCAATCGTCGTATTGTCAGTTTTGAAGCCTTGGTGCGTTGGTGTAACAGTGAGTTGGGAATGGTGTCGCCAGCGGAGTTTGTACCTATTGCAGAAAAAAATGGCATGATTGAAAACATAGGTTTTTTTGTACTGAAAGAGGCCATGGCTACGCTGGCGCATTGGCAGTCACAGTATGATTCTGAACTGTCCATGGCGATTAATTTGTCACCGGTACAATTTCGGTCTGACGATCTCATCCAGGTGATTGAGTCGGTGATGTTGAATAACGGTCTGGATAGCAGGCACATTGAGTTTGAAATCACCGAAGGAGTCTTGTTGACGGATTATGAGGGTATTGAAGATAAACTGAGGAAGCTGAAAGCCTTGGGTATTACTCTGGCCATGGATGATTTCGGTACCGGGTATTCCTCTCTGAGTTATCTGCGTAAGTATAAATTTGACACACTTAAGATCGATAGAGAGTTTATTTCTGATTTGCCCACTGAAGAATCCGATAGAAAGCTGGTGGCAGCAACGATTGCTATGGCGCACGAATTGGGAATGACGGTCGTCGCCGAAGGGGTGGAAACTGAACAGCAAGATGCCATCCTGGTACAACAGGGCTGTGATTTACTGCAGGGTTGGTTGTTCAGCAAAGCGCTGCCCGCGGCCAAAATGACCGAGCTTTTAAAACAGCAATGCAGTTCCACCTGA
- a CDS encoding DUF2589 domain-containing protein, translated as MATQALNDLPLAKLISEPLHAAAQAHVELSQANLKLLGDFIKQGNQTFNFSKEASDGSKQNISVSIPTVALVDIPFFSIDQLVNEFTFEVSSIQDVSDEKTGTLSGSASSAGFLSKFVDIKLEAGYNTSHKATTSNSERGKLNITVTASKGGPSKGMQTIIDAAIDAITAKSN; from the coding sequence ATGGCGACTCAAGCACTGAATGATCTTCCGCTGGCGAAACTGATCAGCGAACCTCTGCATGCTGCTGCACAGGCGCATGTCGAACTTTCTCAAGCTAACCTCAAATTGCTTGGTGATTTTATCAAACAAGGCAATCAAACCTTTAACTTCAGCAAAGAAGCATCAGATGGCTCAAAACAGAATATTTCCGTGAGCATACCCACCGTTGCATTGGTGGACATTCCTTTTTTCTCCATTGATCAGCTGGTCAATGAATTTACTTTCGAAGTCTCTTCGATTCAGGATGTTTCGGACGAAAAAACAGGCACCCTCTCCGGCTCAGCCAGCTCAGCAGGATTCCTGTCAAAATTCGTGGATATCAAGCTTGAAGCCGGCTATAACACCAGCCACAAGGCGACGACGTCAAACAGCGAAAGGGGTAAACTCAACATCACGGTCACTGCATCTAAAGGTGGTCCATCGAAGGGTATGCAAACCATCATTGATGCCGCCATCGATGCCATTACGGCTAAAAGTAACTGA
- a CDS encoding DUF2589 domain-containing protein, with protein sequence MVAAKKVFCRPTQTANSGLDTSGKFAMANDKSRLTLSQAVLAPINSILQAQVHASRSFLNLIFQMGFGHKAIDDSGNVTDQSENTDTMYRFDYIQEKYDSQGNLKKYKVSIPVLAALPLNPLVIEEAEVQFSMTLANEYRSQKQFSESGQKAKATKVDEKYRETNRPWYVVDNPVDLLGSIGDESTNGAKIDIRLKVGKGDLPAELKKFIATASDFGMATDVGIDK encoded by the coding sequence TTGGTTGCAGCAAAAAAGGTATTTTGCCGCCCAACTCAAACAGCTAACTCAGGTTTGGATACATCAGGGAAATTTGCTATGGCTAATGATAAAAGCCGTCTTACACTTAGTCAGGCGGTACTCGCACCAATCAATTCAATACTCCAGGCACAGGTGCATGCTTCGCGTTCTTTTCTGAATTTGATTTTTCAGATGGGCTTTGGTCACAAGGCAATTGATGACAGCGGTAATGTGACAGATCAATCAGAAAACACTGATACCATGTACCGATTCGATTATATTCAGGAAAAATACGACTCCCAGGGAAACCTTAAAAAATATAAAGTCAGTATTCCGGTACTGGCAGCACTGCCGTTGAATCCATTGGTGATAGAAGAAGCGGAAGTACAATTCTCGATGACACTGGCTAATGAATATCGCAGCCAGAAACAATTCAGTGAATCGGGCCAGAAAGCAAAAGCAACCAAAGTGGACGAAAAATACCGCGAAACCAACCGTCCGTGGTATGTGGTGGACAATCCCGTTGACTTGTTAGGTTCCATCGGCGATGAATCGACCAATGGTGCCAAGATCGATATCCGCCTTAAAGTTGGTAAAGGGGATTTACCAGCAGAACTCAAAAAATTTATTGCAACCGCCAGCGATTTTGGCATGGCTACAGATGTAGGCATTGATAAATAA